A section of the Spirochaetota bacterium genome encodes:
- a CDS encoding winged helix-turn-helix transcriptional regulator produces MKTAPEQLAQVYKTLGEKNRLKIIKILSSQMEDAICVNDVSRMLGISQPSASQHLKILKIMDLIKESKEGSHVYYTLNLSKMYEYKKLIDDTFIKAFNKCLYDFKCSECPVGATCL; encoded by the coding sequence ATGAAGACTGCACCGGAACAACTTGCACAGGTTTATAAGACGCTCGGCGAAAAAAACAGGCTGAAGATTATAAAGATACTTTCCTCGCAAATGGAGGACGCCATCTGTGTAAACGATGTTTCCAGGATGCTGGGGATTTCGCAGCCTTCCGCGTCGCAGCATTTGAAAATACTGAAAATTATGGATTTAATCAAGGAAAGCAAGGAAGGCTCCCATGTCTACTATACGCTCAATTTAAGCAAAATGTATGAATATAAAAAGCTGATTGATGACACGTTCATCAAGGCGTTCAATAAATGTCTCTATGATTTTAAATGCAGCGAGTGCCCCGTGGGGGCAACCTGCTTGTAG
- a CDS encoding NAD(P)-binding protein yields the protein MEHKKIIIIGGGIAGISCALKLKEAGEDFLLVTERLGGRIYYSDEEKVNYGAYFVMDNYRHVKKILKKTTGLSKINAQFHNSEDDCFTLISLKTLRLIPQLLRFAFAMIIFAIHFEKYKKSCESMPVREALELDPYMRHIFDTPASDFIARHGFGDANREFFSKFSYACTAVPAEKINALDYLTLSMGLLLPIHRFVFDNAGMAGKFNKELVVDSVTGITQKKDLYTLTTKSGRKFSCDYAVVATEGSVTKKLLHLPFVRKSYLLQVYHVRGALKEKYARYTMNLFAEKSKIIAITMQDDRSYLVFASTKDSRYLDACFKSYEIIGSVTWEKALYTEGKEIVDEQFPAFGKNLYIAGEHNCVGMEPSAISGIFAANRILSSVRSVGNPGTAEDR from the coding sequence ATGGAACACAAAAAAATCATCATTATCGGCGGCGGCATCGCGGGGATTTCCTGCGCGCTTAAACTCAAGGAAGCGGGTGAGGATTTTCTCCTGGTAACTGAACGTCTCGGGGGGAGGATCTATTATTCCGACGAGGAGAAGGTCAATTACGGAGCTTACTTTGTCATGGACAACTACCGCCATGTTAAAAAAATATTGAAAAAGACGACTGGACTCAGTAAAATCAACGCACAGTTTCACAACAGCGAAGACGACTGTTTCACGCTGATCAGCCTTAAAACACTCCGCCTGATACCGCAGTTGCTGCGCTTTGCTTTCGCGATGATTATATTTGCGATTCATTTCGAAAAATATAAAAAGAGCTGCGAGAGCATGCCGGTGAGGGAGGCCCTTGAGCTGGACCCGTACATGCGCCATATTTTTGATACGCCCGCGTCGGACTTCATCGCCCGGCACGGATTCGGCGATGCTAACAGGGAATTTTTTTCAAAGTTTTCCTACGCGTGCACCGCGGTGCCTGCGGAAAAAATCAATGCCCTTGATTATCTTACCCTGAGCATGGGGCTTCTCCTGCCCATCCATCGGTTTGTATTCGACAATGCGGGCATGGCCGGGAAATTCAATAAGGAGCTGGTTGTCGATTCGGTCACGGGAATCACGCAAAAAAAAGATCTTTATACCCTGACGACAAAGTCAGGCAGGAAATTCAGCTGCGATTACGCCGTGGTCGCCACAGAGGGATCGGTCACGAAGAAGCTTTTGCACCTGCCGTTCGTTAGAAAGTCGTACCTCCTGCAGGTGTATCATGTCAGGGGAGCTCTTAAAGAAAAATACGCCCGCTATACCATGAACCTCTTTGCCGAAAAATCGAAGATCATCGCCATCACCATGCAGGACGACCGTTCCTATCTGGTCTTTGCTTCTACAAAAGATAGTCGGTATCTCGATGCGTGTTTCAAGTCGTACGAGATCATCGGTTCCGTCACCTGGGAGAAGGCCCTCTATACCGAAGGGAAAGAAATCGTGGACGAACAATTCCCTGCGTTCGGCAAGAACCTCTATATCGCAGGGGAACACAATTGCGTCGGTATGGAGCCGAGCGCCATATCGGGGATTTTCGCCGCCAACAGGATACTCTCATCCGTCCGCTCCGTGGGAAATCCCGGGACCGCGGAAGACAGGTAG
- a CDS encoding SRPBCC family protein, producing the protein MNRKLKITLVVLAALAATGLITLALLVNYGSRYFAPEELEQAPLPGDSLLLERDKQLKQTLVIIIDAPPEKVWPYLAQMGQKRAGFYSFEWLERLFGFDIRNTYVIRNEWQDIRPGQWMFYHQNGIGSEVKEVARGEYFTMLSDSRKQPSHDIAFALNPIPGGEFAWTWNFILQEAPGGKTRLIERCAAHFKPDNFCVRQLVKLFLGVPSIVMCTNQMEVLKALAEGKKVE; encoded by the coding sequence ATGAATCGCAAGTTAAAAATAACGCTCGTTGTACTGGCTGCCCTGGCCGCTACAGGGCTCATTACCCTGGCGCTGCTTGTCAATTACGGTTCAAGGTATTTCGCGCCGGAGGAGCTCGAACAGGCGCCGCTGCCCGGCGACAGCCTGCTGCTTGAAAGGGACAAACAGCTGAAGCAGACCCTGGTAATCATAATCGACGCGCCGCCGGAAAAGGTGTGGCCCTACCTTGCGCAGATGGGACAGAAGCGCGCCGGTTTTTACAGCTTTGAATGGCTTGAACGCCTTTTCGGATTTGATATACGCAACACCTACGTGATCAGGAACGAATGGCAGGACATAAGGCCGGGCCAGTGGATGTTCTATCATCAGAACGGGATCGGCTCCGAAGTTAAGGAAGTTGCCAGGGGTGAATATTTCACCATGCTGTCCGATTCGCGCAAGCAGCCCAGTCATGATATCGCATTTGCCCTGAACCCCATACCGGGCGGGGAATTCGCGTGGACCTGGAACTTCATACTGCAAGAAGCGCCTGGAGGCAAGACCCGGTTGATCGAGAGGTGCGCGGCGCACTTCAAGCCGGACAACTTTTGCGTCAGGCAATTGGTGAAACTTTTCCTCGGCGTTCCCTCTATTGTGATGTGTACCAATCAGATGGAGGTGCTGAAGGCGCTTGCTGAGGGAAAGAAGGTGGAATGA